A region of Periplaneta americana isolate PAMFEO1 chromosome 16, P.americana_PAMFEO1_priV1, whole genome shotgun sequence DNA encodes the following proteins:
- the LOC138716371 gene encoding uncharacterized protein isoform X1 produces MMTDDYSTTEICRLCTVKSGMRMHIFDKEGEQRQLLFKIRTCLPIIISKDDSLPKKICHRCAYKLDMFYEFRLSCLNSETLLKNHVTNGTQVGVKLEKMSDAQKLAYTEAMQQHMAQAAALQCKSEDDKLDRGHNKDTNDCQNIMGGRVVEYPTTLKVPHVSQPLTDHYGSKPNPESTFVIPDDGMGFDDGVRVLRALGTWSPDYTSNPPRPGMLPAPEHPYNEGNHNGGGGGGGGGVGGPRKLPAVATAAAAAAAAVTAGKGRGGSSKPGGESSSGKSFACTVCGKGLARKDKLVIHMRIHTGEKPYVCEVCTKAFARRDKLVIHMNKMKHRTPSNIAPLGKRGIVDRSGEAKPVKIEKEPSTSVQPPQAPGVTWSCELCGRVFGTRDEWTAHAKGHLEEKMMSTAAHQQQPLQNPSQLGAGCPSGMAPAPYFPPHVQPYAGERHFCLVCRQDFGNKADFMFHVRSHFEGKPPDLDLLARSCGGLVDSSGLCT; encoded by the exons atgatGACAGATGACTACAGTACTACCGAAATTTGTCGTCTGTGTACAGTGAAGAGTGGCATGCGAATGCATATTTTTGACAAAGAAGGAGAACAGCGGCAATTATTGTTTAAGATACGAACGTGCCTTCCAATTATC ATATCAAAAGATGACTCATTACCAAAGAAAATATGTCATCGCTGTGCTTATAAGCTTGATATGTTTTACGAATTTCGGCTTAGTTGCTTGAATTCTGAAACGCTTCTTAAAAATCACGTAACAAATGGAACACAG GTGGGAGTGAAATTGGAGAAAATGAGTGATGCTCAGAAATTGGCATATACAGAAGCCATGCAGCAACACATGGCTCAAGCGGCTGCATTGCAGTGTAAAAGCGAAGATGATAAACTTGACAGGGGACACAATAAAGATACAAACGATTGTCAAAACATAATGGGAGGACGGGTAGTCGAATATCCAACAACGCTAAAGGTGCCACATGTCTCTCAACCTTTGACAGATCATTACGGAAGTAAACCGAATCCAGAGTCCACATTTGTTATTCCTGATGATGGAATGGGCTTTGATGATGGAGTAAGGGTACTTAGGGCGTTGGGGACATG GTCACCAGATTATACAAGCAATCCCCCTCGACCTGGGATGTTACCAGCCCCAGAACATCCTTACAATGAGGGTAATCATAATGGTGGTGggggtggcggcggtggtggtgttgGAGGTCCCAGGAAGCTGCCTGCAGTAGCAACAGCTGCGGCTGCTGCTGCAGCAGCAGTGACTGCAGGAAAGGGAAGGGGTGGGTCAAGCAAGCCTGGTGGAGAAAGCAGTAGTGGTAAGAGTTTTGCATGTACTGTCTGTGGGAAAGGGCTGGCACGCAAGGACAAGCTTGTCATTCACATGCGAATACATACGGGCGAGAAACCTTATGTGTGCGAAGTGTGCACTAAAGCATTTGCACGTCGTGACAAGTTGGTTATCCACATGAACAAGATGAAACATCGCACGCCATCAAACATTGCTCCCCTTGGAAAGCGTGGCATAGTAGACCGTTCAGGAGAGGCAAAGCCTGTAAAGATTGAGAAGGAGCCAAGTACCTCTGTACAGCCTCCGCAGGCACCCGGTGTTACATGGAGCTGTGAGCTCTGTGGTCGTGTGTTTGGCACTCGTGATGAGTGGACTGCACATGCCAAAGGACATTTAGAAGAGAAAATGATGAGCACAGCAGCTCATCAGCAGCAACCGCTTCAGAATCCGAGCCAGCTCGGTGCTGGGTGTCCGAGTGGCATGGCTCCAGCACCCTATTTCCCCCCACACGTCCAACCATATGCAGGCGAACGCCATTTCTGCCTTGTATGCCGTCAAGACTTTGGCAATAAGGCTGATTTCATGTTTCATGTTCGTAGTCATTTTGAAGGCAAGCCACCAGACTTGGACCTCTTAGCACGTAGCTGTGGAGGCCTCGTTGATAGTTCTGGTCTCTGCACATAA
- the LOC138716371 gene encoding zinc finger protein 768 isoform X2: MSDAQKLAYTEAMQQHMAQAAALQCKSEDDKLDRGHNKDTNDCQNIMGGRVVEYPTTLKVPHVSQPLTDHYGSKPNPESTFVIPDDGMGFDDGVRVLRALGTWSPDYTSNPPRPGMLPAPEHPYNEGNHNGGGGGGGGGVGGPRKLPAVATAAAAAAAAVTAGKGRGGSSKPGGESSSGKSFACTVCGKGLARKDKLVIHMRIHTGEKPYVCEVCTKAFARRDKLVIHMNKMKHRTPSNIAPLGKRGIVDRSGEAKPVKIEKEPSTSVQPPQAPGVTWSCELCGRVFGTRDEWTAHAKGHLEEKMMSTAAHQQQPLQNPSQLGAGCPSGMAPAPYFPPHVQPYAGERHFCLVCRQDFGNKADFMFHVRSHFEGKPPDLDLLARSCGGLVDSSGLCT; the protein is encoded by the exons ATGAGTGATGCTCAGAAATTGGCATATACAGAAGCCATGCAGCAACACATGGCTCAAGCGGCTGCATTGCAGTGTAAAAGCGAAGATGATAAACTTGACAGGGGACACAATAAAGATACAAACGATTGTCAAAACATAATGGGAGGACGGGTAGTCGAATATCCAACAACGCTAAAGGTGCCACATGTCTCTCAACCTTTGACAGATCATTACGGAAGTAAACCGAATCCAGAGTCCACATTTGTTATTCCTGATGATGGAATGGGCTTTGATGATGGAGTAAGGGTACTTAGGGCGTTGGGGACATG GTCACCAGATTATACAAGCAATCCCCCTCGACCTGGGATGTTACCAGCCCCAGAACATCCTTACAATGAGGGTAATCATAATGGTGGTGggggtggcggcggtggtggtgttgGAGGTCCCAGGAAGCTGCCTGCAGTAGCAACAGCTGCGGCTGCTGCTGCAGCAGCAGTGACTGCAGGAAAGGGAAGGGGTGGGTCAAGCAAGCCTGGTGGAGAAAGCAGTAGTGGTAAGAGTTTTGCATGTACTGTCTGTGGGAAAGGGCTGGCACGCAAGGACAAGCTTGTCATTCACATGCGAATACATACGGGCGAGAAACCTTATGTGTGCGAAGTGTGCACTAAAGCATTTGCACGTCGTGACAAGTTGGTTATCCACATGAACAAGATGAAACATCGCACGCCATCAAACATTGCTCCCCTTGGAAAGCGTGGCATAGTAGACCGTTCAGGAGAGGCAAAGCCTGTAAAGATTGAGAAGGAGCCAAGTACCTCTGTACAGCCTCCGCAGGCACCCGGTGTTACATGGAGCTGTGAGCTCTGTGGTCGTGTGTTTGGCACTCGTGATGAGTGGACTGCACATGCCAAAGGACATTTAGAAGAGAAAATGATGAGCACAGCAGCTCATCAGCAGCAACCGCTTCAGAATCCGAGCCAGCTCGGTGCTGGGTGTCCGAGTGGCATGGCTCCAGCACCCTATTTCCCCCCACACGTCCAACCATATGCAGGCGAACGCCATTTCTGCCTTGTATGCCGTCAAGACTTTGGCAATAAGGCTGATTTCATGTTTCATGTTCGTAGTCATTTTGAAGGCAAGCCACCAGACTTGGACCTCTTAGCACGTAGCTGTGGAGGCCTCGTTGATAGTTCTGGTCTCTGCACATAA